The Salvelinus fontinalis isolate EN_2023a chromosome 9, ASM2944872v1, whole genome shotgun sequence genome has a window encoding:
- the LOC129862400 gene encoding probable fructose-2,6-bisphosphatase TIGAR A isoform X1, with protein MLTFGITIVRHGETEWNKKGLLQGQAIDSSLSEIGMQQAEAAGKYLKDVKFTNVFVSDMARARQTCEAIVKHNSSCSGLEIVTDPSLKERSFGSAEGGLVVDMKNMATAAGQSWLDFTPPGGETIEQMKTRIKEFLEHLFQRMVADHCRPGQRETGMPEGALAGKPDDGTRDVPAHALVVSHGALIRVAMRYLVDELKCPLPQGLDMSHVIALCPNTGICRFIFTVTKRDAGITLSAIRCVFINRCEHI; from the exons ATGCTTACCTTTGGCATAACGATAGTTCGACA TGGTGAAACAGAATGGAATAAAAAAGGCCTCCTACAAG GCCAGGCGATAGACTCGTCTCTATCAGAAATAGGGATGCAGCAGGCAGAGGCTGCAGGAAAATATCTCAAAGACGTCAAGTTCACCAACGTGTTTGTCAGTGACATGGCCCGTGCCCGCCAG ACTTGCGAAGCAATTGTAAAACACAACAGTAGTTGCTCTGGCCTAGAAATTGTCACCGATCCATCACTTAAAGAGAGG AGTTTTGGGAGTGCCGAGGGGGGCTTGGTGGTGGACATGAAGAACATGGCTACAGCGGCTGGTCAATCGTGGCTGGACTTCACTCCTCCAGGGGGAGAGACTATAGAACAG ATGAAGACGCGGATCAAAGAGTTTCTGGAGCACCTGTTCCAGCGCATGGTGGCTGACCACTGCAGAccaggacagagggagacagggatgCCAGAGGGGGCTCTTGCAGGCAAGCCAGATGATGGGACCAGAGATGTTCCTGCCCATGCCCTGGTGGTCAGCCATGGGGCCCTAATACGTGTGGCCATGCGCTACCTTGTGGACGAGCTAAAGTGTCCTTTACCCCAGGGGTTGGACATGTCCCATGTGATCGCTCTCTGTCCCAACACGGGCATATGTCGGTTTATCTTCACTGTGACAAAAAGGGATGCGGGCATCACCCTCTCAGCCATCCGCTGTGTCTTCATCAACAGGTGCGAGCACATCTAA
- the LOC129862400 gene encoding probable fructose-2,6-bisphosphatase TIGAR A isoform X2 codes for MQQAEAAGKYLKDVKFTNVFVSDMARARQTCEAIVKHNSSCSGLEIVTDPSLKERSFGSAEGGLVVDMKNMATAAGQSWLDFTPPGGETIEQMKTRIKEFLEHLFQRMVADHCRPGQRETGMPEGALAGKPDDGTRDVPAHALVVSHGALIRVAMRYLVDELKCPLPQGLDMSHVIALCPNTGICRFIFTVTKRDAGITLSAIRCVFINRCEHI; via the exons ATGCAGCAGGCAGAGGCTGCAGGAAAATATCTCAAAGACGTCAAGTTCACCAACGTGTTTGTCAGTGACATGGCCCGTGCCCGCCAG ACTTGCGAAGCAATTGTAAAACACAACAGTAGTTGCTCTGGCCTAGAAATTGTCACCGATCCATCACTTAAAGAGAGG AGTTTTGGGAGTGCCGAGGGGGGCTTGGTGGTGGACATGAAGAACATGGCTACAGCGGCTGGTCAATCGTGGCTGGACTTCACTCCTCCAGGGGGAGAGACTATAGAACAG ATGAAGACGCGGATCAAAGAGTTTCTGGAGCACCTGTTCCAGCGCATGGTGGCTGACCACTGCAGAccaggacagagggagacagggatgCCAGAGGGGGCTCTTGCAGGCAAGCCAGATGATGGGACCAGAGATGTTCCTGCCCATGCCCTGGTGGTCAGCCATGGGGCCCTAATACGTGTGGCCATGCGCTACCTTGTGGACGAGCTAAAGTGTCCTTTACCCCAGGGGTTGGACATGTCCCATGTGATCGCTCTCTGTCCCAACACGGGCATATGTCGGTTTATCTTCACTGTGACAAAAAGGGATGCGGGCATCACCCTCTCAGCCATCCGCTGTGTCTTCATCAACAGGTGCGAGCACATCTAA